A window of Cloacibacillus sp. An23 contains these coding sequences:
- a CDS encoding aldo/keto reductase — MKYRTFGKTGEKVSVLGYGTMRLPIIGDDYGKVDEAEAMKLVRRAVDGGVNYIDTSWPYHGLDQNKGGASEPFVGKALKEIGRDKVFVATKLPIWAVEKTEDMDMFLDRQLERLGTDYVDFYLVHNIMKCTWGNVVNLGLHDFLDRILKSGKVRYVGFSFHDTPELFREVLDFYDFSFCQHICNYHDINFQAGMAGIRAAANRGMGFVAMEPLMGGMLANQLPRETMDILDATGVRRSAAAWALRWVWDQPEVSLLLSGMNSMEQVEENLRLADESDEPLSAEELEALDKVRALLKSKGGIPCTECGKCSCPKGVFIPACFSLYNGNHAFDVIHISMMNYGMALKGMGNEAALCDGCGACAGQCPQGLDIPAQLRKVARYFEHVQGGW; from the coding sequence ATGAAGTACAGGACTTTCGGAAAAACGGGCGAAAAGGTTTCCGTACTCGGCTACGGGACGATGAGGCTTCCCATAATAGGGGACGACTACGGGAAGGTGGACGAGGCTGAGGCGATGAAGCTCGTGCGCCGCGCGGTGGACGGCGGCGTGAATTACATCGACACGAGCTGGCCATATCACGGCCTCGACCAGAACAAGGGCGGAGCGAGCGAGCCGTTCGTCGGCAAGGCGCTGAAAGAGATAGGACGCGACAAGGTCTTCGTCGCGACGAAGCTCCCGATATGGGCGGTAGAGAAGACCGAAGACATGGATATGTTCCTCGACAGGCAGCTCGAGCGCCTCGGGACGGACTACGTGGACTTCTATCTCGTCCACAACATCATGAAATGCACGTGGGGCAACGTCGTCAATCTCGGCCTACACGATTTCCTCGACAGGATATTGAAGAGCGGCAAGGTGCGCTACGTCGGCTTTTCGTTCCACGATACTCCGGAACTTTTCCGCGAGGTGCTGGATTTTTACGATTTCTCGTTCTGCCAGCACATCTGCAACTATCACGACATAAACTTCCAGGCCGGAATGGCCGGCATCCGCGCGGCGGCGAACCGCGGCATGGGCTTCGTCGCGATGGAGCCGCTCATGGGCGGAATGCTCGCGAACCAGCTTCCGCGCGAGACCATGGACATCCTCGACGCGACGGGCGTCCGCCGCAGCGCCGCGGCATGGGCGCTGCGCTGGGTCTGGGACCAGCCCGAGGTGAGCCTGCTGCTCTCCGGCATGAACTCGATGGAGCAGGTGGAGGAGAACCTGCGTCTCGCCGACGAATCGGACGAGCCGCTTTCTGCGGAAGAGCTCGAGGCTTTGGACAAAGTGCGCGCCCTGCTCAAATCGAAGGGCGGGATACCGTGCACGGAGTGCGGCAAGTGTTCGTGCCCGAAGGGCGTGTTCATCCCGGCCTGCTTCTCGCTGTACAACGGCAACCACGCGTTCGACGTCATCCACATCAGCATGATGAACTACGGCATGGCGCTGAAAGGCATGGGCAACGAGGCGGCGCTCTGCGACGGCTGCGGCGCGTGCGCTGGACAGTGCCCGCAGGGGCTCGACATCCCGGCGCAGCTGCGCAAGGTGGCGCGCTACTTCGAGCACGTTCAGGGCGGATGGTAA